gaaatgtaaaactGTCCTTTCTTTGTAGAAACTCGTGAGTGCAGTCTTGATTCATGCCAAATCTGGAGCATTCAGTTATAAAACAGAAACCACTCTACAATTTTTTCCAAGCGAAATACTCTTTCTAATAAATcctcaaagttatttttaacaatttgtCCTTTACACAAAAAGATGATTAAATGTTGGTATGTTATATGTATTATCAAAAGACAGCCCAAAGTAACCATTGTTTAAGAACAGTATTGTCTACTTTTGTATAGCACAAAGCCATAAAGGGTTTCCTAACAACTTTCATAAATCCCTGGGACTGTCTAGATCAATAATTCAATAAGCACACAAGAGTACGTGAAGCAAGGGGGCAATGTCTTTAACGTTAACCTTTTTATGTTTCTTGAAGCATTACTGTGTGTTTATTCAGTCTTTATAAATCTGAATGGAAGAATGCACCCGAAAGAGCTGATAAATGCTTCAGATGTAAATATGTCAGAGAGTCATGCAGTCAGAGTTTAAGGCTATAATGAATAATGCACCACCTAATCTGACCTTTCCTATTTCACAGACCATTACACTTCTCCAAAAGAGATTCCAGTATGGGCTCCTTGTTCAGTCCCATCGTTTGGGattgaaacaaaactgaaggtGCCATTTATGCCAGTTCACACCTAGTTAACATCACTGGGTGAGAAAGCTTCTCAATTATTTTACAACtcatactgattttaaaatgtgatttctttAGAAGTTTTTCCTTAACATTTCCACTTTAAAGTTACTGCAGGGTATTGCTTATGTAggaatagaaatggaaaatagtGTTTACAGAAGTCATacctccttatatctaattaCTTGAAGTCCTAAGGCCCCTTGTCTGTAATGTAGTGAAACACTTCGTAAAAGGGCTGAGGAACTTAGGAGTGTGCCCAGCAGTGTCAGCAAACAATAAGTGAGCTGATCCTATTCAGAGGTGGATTCAGACAAGATCATATCCAAGCATGACAGTAGAGCCGATTTGTATGTCAATGCATGTAAATGTATGCTAATTTAAATGGGTAATTTGGCAGGCCAGAGGAAACCCTATTTAGCTGCAGATGAGCAAGGTAACCCAAAAGAATACAAATTAGgataaagttggaaaaaaaaaaaagagagaaagcttGATTAACTTTACTAGGCCTGCTGTAGCTGTCTGCTTGTTTATCAAAATTTCTGTCATACATCTCTCATCTCCCTCACCTAATTTCTGGGAGGCCAGGTGGCAAACATGTAGAGAAATGCCCTGTTTGTGAGGCTGTGTGACCAAGTGGACTAGTTAGGCAGTGGCATGAAACTTTGGCAAGCGGGATTTATTCTGTCAGACAAAACTGCTTATGCTCAGTCCTTTTTTCTAAAGCTTGTTATGCTGTACAGTTTGCttgactttattaaaaatgttcctttgaTTATTCAGGCAAGCAAAGGAGGAACACGATAGCTCCTCAGGAACATGTGCTGAAAGCTTTACAGCTTCCCCTGGATAAATATCCAGCTGGGCGCACTGAACAGTGGCAGCTGCCAGGGCACTGGGGTCTGTGGCTGTCCCACTGTGGCAGGCTGCGGTCCCTGCAGGGCACGGCAAATGTTGTTCCAGGTAGCGAAATCATCTTGGGTTCTGGGAGTCCAGCTGGGAAGGGGGTAGTTTTCTCATGTTGGGTgttcttagatttttttctgcttctggttGGTTTTGCTTCAGTTGGTGCGTGATTGCCCCAAGATGCTATATTCTCTCCAGGCTTGCTCTTAAATACCACATAGAATTCAGGCACAGTCATGTATCTATGATTACATCTGCTTCTATACTATACATAAAATCAGttctgtccttttttatttgcaaCTTGGAAGGAAAACCATGAAATAGAAATTTATGTAGCTCTGTCATTCAGATGTATTTGATGCACTGTACATACTAATTTATAATTTGCCTTTAACATAAGGATCACCTTACTCTGTGGTGTAAAATACTTCCATTCCCAGATCTGCTTTCTCACAGTTTTAACGTTGTTGAACAAGCAGTGTTCCATGCTCATAATTatgattttctatattttgtgATCTAGTCTAATGACATAGTAAATACCCATTTTCCTACGGTACATAAATATCCGGTTCCATAATTATCTAGGCATATGTCATGCATATTGACATTCAGTAAACACTAATAAAATCAACAGTTTGTTTACTTAGTATGTTCTACTGAATAGCAGTAACCGAGTGCTATTAAGGTAGATGATGTATTGTGGAAAAGTGTACTGGgatcatttcatttatttaatgttatACTTTGCAATGTTTATCGCCTTTCAGACTGGGGAGTTGCTGCATATGGTAGCATTTTTCTGCTCCGTATCATGATATTGCCATGCTATTAGAATAACAGCATATTAACATTTGCCATAAAAGTGCAATTTAGTCTTTCAGAGTGAAATTCATGGCTGGGCATAGGGCCAGGATGAGGCTTGTGAATCTCCCAAGTCCTACTTCAGCTCTCCCATCAGTGTAAAGGCATATACAAACTGTCAGGCTTTCTTCCTTGTTTAGCCTGGTGAACAGATGCTTTTGTGTATACTTTGGTGAGGTTTGTGCTCTGAAACGAAGGGCACTAGTCTAGACAGATAAGAGCCTAAAATATGTGTAGGTTCCCACTGTTCTTTCCCAGAACATATGCACAGCATTGTGGGTCAGTGCAGGACTCCCCTAAGGGCTCTGAGATAGGTTATACCCATCCCTGGCACTCACTGTGGGAGCTTCTTGGTTGGATAAAATGCCCTGGGCTGTGGTTAATCCTGGTCACGAGCATGGGAAGCTGGTCAAGTCCAGCAGCGCTGGAGTTGCTGTAATTCAGCCTGTAGGAAAGACAGGCCTTTGCAGGTACGTGAAGTAAGGGCAGCATCAAAGCAGTCACATATTGCACCCTTTGGATTTCTTCcccaggaaaggaaacaaaaacctccttagagaagtggtatttttttcttcagaaatcacTCAGAGCCTGTGATTAATGGCAGGCACATGGTAATCGTGAGCTAACTGGCTGCCTGTGCAATACGTGCTGCTGAGACTGGAAGTGCTGAGTTCAAAATAACACCTTGCTGGTGTGCAAAGACATCTTTGCAaggctgaaagcagaaagagcCATGAAAAATCAGTGTAAGAGTGCAGGAACTGAGGTTGGGCAGAGGTATTTGATCCTGCAGATGAATGGTATGCTGACTTGAGAGACAGGAAATCTAACATCAACTCTTGGTGAGCCAAAGAAACCTTATTAGTTTTAGCTTAAGCCTAGAAACCTTATTAGGTTTAGCCTAAGCTTAGTTCAGCTTACACTGAACTGCTCTCTGTCCAAACTGCTCCGTCTGGAGAACGAGATTTATAAAAGTGTTCTTTCCTCCCTGAAGGTGTGGGAAGCTTGCTTAATTATTGTCTGTGTATTGCCTTACAGTCCTGAGGAGGTGGCTGAGAAATGCCTGCTGTGCTCAAGAGCTGCAGGAATGAGTTAAAGCTGTTCTTCTGTGCACTTTAAAAGGCACTTGTCTCTTGAAATCCTGAGAAACCATTAGTCTGTTATGTCCTTCAAGGTGACAATAAGCCCAGTTTACCCAGATGAGGGAAGGCTGAATAAATGGCCTGTCTGCGTGCTGTGACACAGAGTTGGAGCTTAGCGTGAAAGGCATAAGCGTCTTTGACAGGATGCACACTCAATTACGGTGACGCCTGATGTCCTGGAGATGGAAGCGTTGCTGACCACCTTGAGGGTGTGCTccagaagggagaaaaggaggattAGCCTGCTCTGCTGAAAGATGattctaatttaatttctcaCCATTGCAGATatggaacaaaatatttccttagctttattcccttttatttatttctatcttgaatctgtttttaaattatttctttacagCAGCCCATGATATACAATCAGTACTGCTTGTAGGCACTTTTATGGGCACAGTAGATCTAAACTTTACATAACTGGGAACATAAATTTAGGCCTTCTCCAGATGAAGCTTGCTGTGCTGTAAACCTTTTGTACAGTTTGAGTTCTATCTAAATAACCCTTCATTAAAATTCACACTGCAAGATGAGAGGGGTTGGGGAGTTTAAGTGAAGATCAAGAAGATTAGAAtagaacaaacagaagagaaaactacaaagaaaaagaagcaggagaGGTTTGTGCATGCGGCTGATGTTGTGTGAGGGAAATCACAAGAATGACTttaagaagctgaagaaaatgaaaggagcGACACAACTCAGTAATACAGTGTGGTACattcctttcaattttttttactttaaaacaacaacttgCCGTATAGTCATTTTTGTCTCCAGTTGTTTTTCATGCTGTCATCTTTCCAACTACATGTGTATCTTTACATAAAGGATGTATGGCAGTTGGCTCCTATGTACACAAAATCCCATTTTCCTCATGCTTCCAATCTCAAAGCAGTGAGACTCAAAGCGATCAGATCTCTGGGGCAGAAGAGTTCTTCTCCACGCACACCCGAACTGCATTGCCTCGGCGTGGGAATGAGCGACTGCAGACGGACTGCACCTCTCCAAGCAGCCCACGGTGGGCTCAGCCCTGTGCATCTGCAGAAGGGAAACTCGTCCATTGCTAGCCGCGGTGTAAGTGCGCCGCTGCACGGCTCCCGAGGAAAAGGGCATTTCTGTACAGTGGGTGCAAAGTTGGGGGGCGGGATGCAGCTGATCTAAATGATCTACATTTGTGGTAGCCTGTGCCTAAGACTGccattttgggaagaaaaaatcctgaagaaGCTTTGTTACACTTTCATGGCTGAAAGGTTTCTGCAGTGTAATTTTAATTAAGTGGTCTGGTGGAATAGATAGAGGCGGACTCCACAGGCTCTGCTGCTACTGCTCAGCTGGCAAGCTGTGTGTATGAGTCTAGCAGAAACTTCTAAAGGTGatttccccccctccttctATCTCAGTGATAGACAGACACCACCCTGAGTCTTTAAGAAGTTGAACGCTTTTATGATAAGCTTCTGCAATCCCTATTGATATGCAGATCAATAAAcatgctttgtattttaagagCAAATATTTCTTCCACATGCTGTTTCAGGGGGATACATATTTTGATATCTGGGGCCAATCCCTACATTTATGAATAATCCCTGTTGACTTGGATGAGAGCTGGCCACTGCAGCAAGGATATGTCCCTTGTGTCCCTGGTCTGATCAGAGGGACCGTCTGTTTGCAGTGTGGAGAAAATGGAGCGTCTCGTCTTCGTGACTCTGTGGTTGTATCCATCTAATCAACGCAGCATGTCTCCTTCCTAGGTCCCCAGCAGGAGCCATGCTGCACAAAACTTTTGTTCGTGGATAGTCTCTGGAACATGGTGTTGGGCAACCGTCTCCTGTTTCCCAGTAACTGAGTGTAGAAACCCTTGTAAGAATGAGCTTTGCATAATCTGTGGGGAGAATAACTTTATTAATGAACAATTCTAGGATTGTTTGACAGGATTCTCTGTTCTTAGCGAGGCAGAGGTTTCGGGCTAAGCCGTATGGCATGTGAAAGTCGCTGTGCATGCCTGAGGCCCTTTGTGAGCTTCTGGTGgaaggcagctcctgcagcgtgtggcagggcagggggcagtgCCTGTGGCAGCACGGGCAGCCGAGATGTGGCTCTGCGGCTGCATCAGCCTGTTGTGAAAAACATGCCCAGATGCTCAGCATTGCTTCCTGAATCCAGGGTGGAGAGTAACACTTGCTGCAGGGAGCGCTTAGATGATTTATAGGAAGACATATTCCCATCCAAAGGATTTCCAGAAAGATTTTGAGTAGCACAGAAATCAGTACAAATCACAACTGTTCCCTGGAAATTCTTGAACTAGAAAAGGACAAAACCTACCAGCTGAATAATTTGCTGTGAATGGTTTGTTCATGCCTTGCCCTCCTGTTTTCTAAGCACTTGGCTATTATAACAAAATACCAGGTAAGGGATTTGTTCATGCTGTGGTTTGAAACAATCCTGTTGTCTTTTGCTGCGGATCCAGCCTACTGAGCTGAGTGACAGCTAGTGCCCCGAGCTGTCTAGAAATATTCTCAGttataagtttttattttattattatttttttcaattaaatatcATCTTTTCCTAGTAGTGATGAGAGTGGTAAGCAGGCTCCAGGGTCACTGCCAGTGCTCTGCTTAATGCACCGTGACAGATGGGAGCAGTtgagcagcctgcctgcctAACTAGAGACTTGATGGTTACTCGCTGGGAAGAGCTGCCACAAGGGACTATAAGAGATGATTACTGTTCAGGGAGCCTTCTCTGTGGAGAGTAGTTGTACCCCTTTTGTCATGGGGAATGGTTAGCCCGTTGCagggaggaagctgcaggcctgGCAGCCTGCATCGTTTGCAGTCCTCAGGCTCCTTGGGAGAGGCACGCGTGGGGCACCGCAGGCGTCCCCGCTGCCAGCCGCATGGCTCTGCCAAGAGTTGTTTGAGGTGCAGAAAGGATATGGTCCTTTTACATGCTTGAAGCAGGAGGCTGTGATTTGTCACCAGGTTAGTAAAATAGGCTCTACGACTAACTTTCCAGTGTTTaaaaggagatattttttttctaaagtatcAGTACCTCCAACAAACAGCCTATGCTTCAATTATAGGAATAACAGTTTACTTTGATATGTAGGTTTCTGCTATATTACAAAGattttctgcttgtgctgctcggttatgaaagcagagtttgtAACACTTACATTTGCACATACGAAGGCATGGTGTTTGCAGCCTTTGCGGAATATGACTTTGGAATTTCCCATGTGGAAAAGGCGTTTGGATCGACACAGGttcacagaaaaatgagtgCTTCctagcagggagcagagctacTTCCCAGGCAGCAAGCAAACCAGGTTTTGTTGTGTTGAAGCTGTTATTTCGTGTTCAAAGGTATTAGAATCCAGCCCACTGTTATGAATTTAGAAGGGTAGGATTTCTCTAGTACGATACCTATCCTTTAGTGCAGTAGTTTCATCAGTAAGACAAATAGCCCTTCAGAGGTGCTTTTCTTACCCATATCCAGCACCCTTCAGtcatctctttccttcctttgacTGATAGGAGTGTAGACTTTGCTGTTTAAATTGCTAACTAAATGAGATTAATCCTACTGTAAAAAACATTATCAACTTGTACTAATGTATGTATGATAATTACACTTTATGAAAATTCCATAAGCAAATACGgtagtgacatttttttttcaggtatgtTTATTAATGTTAGAAAGGAAGTTTAATTTCTCCCTAAATTTCTTGGGagcactgcattttcaaaatctgttttgctgaaGTTACTCTATGAGGAGGAAAGGTTAGTGTTTGCTTTATGGCCTTTGattaaaaatctgaagataTTTCATTCTGATAAAACATTCCTGAATGatataaaataccttttaaatcAGCAGTCACGTACACTTGCACGTTGCAGAAGAAGGTTTGTTGTAAAGACACGAAGGTGTGGTACCAGCAAGTGGGAACAGGAACGCAGTGGTTTAACGTGTCTGTTTACCTGGGCTCTGCCTCCTCTGTGAGTGATTTTAAAGGATGACAACGATTGTTTTAGCAAGGTAGGAGAGTAACTTTTCTCTGGTCCTGTTGTAATGTACTTGTTGTTGTTCCCCTGCTTTATCAGTTCTTGCAACCTCACAggtgttcttttgttttgcaaccAGTATGAAGCACAAGGCAATTTGTTATGCAGCCCCACATGGGCTTATATTGTAAAGCAGACTTATTAGCGTATatacaataattatttataataatgaaaacattgatGAGACTTAAGGTGGTCTCAGCTGGTATATTGGAAAAATCAACAAATCAAATGGCTTCAAAATAGATCTGGCAAAAATATCAGTGcatttaactttttcttcttaaacagGAACacttttgtatgtgttttttgcttttctatgAGCCCAGTTTCAAAGggtttaaaagaggaaaaaaggagaatcTCAGGTTTTGTGAGGAACAAAGCTTTTCATGCTTTCAGATACCTCTACGTTATGTGACAGCCCAGTTTAAGAACTAGTATAGACGTTTTATCAATGTTAGTTTATTTCTGTACATGTCAAAATAGGTAAATAGCACCTCATTCTTTTTCCTCAACAGAATACCTCCCTCACCCCCCAGATTTCCAATGAAATAGGGGGTGAGCCTCATTCTTTCGTCCTCAATAAAACACCCCTACCCTCCAACTTCTAATGAGAGTGCAGCAAGCCACATAGCCACCACGTTGCTCTCTCCCTTGCCAGAAAGCAGCCACAGCACTGACGCCAGCTGTTTGCAGAGATGTTTGGCTTTTGCTAGCAGTAGTATCGTTACTTATGGTCAAAGCTAATACCTTTAAGAAACAAGTATTTCTGGGAGCTATCAGGTGTCACACTGATCACTTGAACCTTTTCCTTGGTGTTTTCTTCCTAATTACTGTCATCCCCAAAAATCCTTCATCAACAGATAAATGTTCTTCTATCGTGAATACAAAGATGGGCAGATGAAGGAAAGGAACTTGTCTTCCAGCACCGTTCTGCGCTGCCCCAGAACAGCACCAGTGCGGTACATGCTCCCACCCCCGGGCTGGGGGCATCAGCAGCAGCCCACTGTCAGGGTCAATCTTGCAAGGCCCAGCCCAGAGAGGGAgcataaaggaaagaaaatagtgggagggaagagcaggagaaaaagacTGAGAGCTTGCAGGGTGGTAAAAATTGGACAGGGTTGTAAAGCTGGGATTGGTGTGAGGCTTCAGAACTGCAAATTTGCCAGTAAGCACCAATGGTAAGAAGGGATCTACCAAGCAAAGCTGAGAATGGGGATCATGCACCTGAGAAACTATTGATCCGTCTTTCTGAGAAGTAACACCCTTTTCTCTGATTTACCGCTTTCAACTGACCCATAGGCAGAACTGCAATTAAgcttcaatatattttataaaaaatagtACTTAGTTTACTTTCACAGAAGAGATACAATTGCACAATGGTGGTTACAATGGTAGAAATACATACTGTTGATAAAATGTTTGcaagagatttaaaaacataCTATACAGCACCACATCTGAAATTGGTTGATGGCAAAATGAGTCCTACTCCATGTTCATGTAAATTAAATTCCTAAATCTTTcctttagaataaataaaaaatacaatgtgCAATATGTCTGCTACCaaaatgtttcctgatgttGAACAAtagattaaaaccaaaaatgaggttaaaaaaaaaaaaaagacattcatgCATTTAAGCCACCATAAGTCTCTGACTCTACAATAAGGCAGATcataatctttttaaaactgtctttAGCCACTTAAATCCTCTTTAGTGCTTTTCACAATAAGGTCCATCAAGACCTTGTAGAATCATGAGTTAAGATGCTTTTATATCCAACAGGTCATTTTTGACAGGCTCAGCCATATTTGAAATGCATTGTGTAGTacaaaatgttgcttttccttaatgaaaaacggaaatgtaaattaaaaggAATGGAGAGAGATGAAGGCTTTAGAATTTATCACAAATGACACTGCTTTGAGGGGGGGAggtgagggaaaggaaagggaaagagaattATGTATCATCTTCAGTCTTAATGACGTGGAAAAGGGTGACATTAAACAGGACTTGATGTCCGTTATTCCAGGCATAGAGAGCTCTATCCCTTGCATTGTAGTCAAGCATGGATATATGAAAATACTGATTATGGAAAGGAATGTCTGTGTATTCATAAGTGGAGGTTTTGGTGGAGTAAGAGTAGTAGACCTTGGCTCCTGTTAGGTGAGAGTTAGTAACATACAAGGTGCCACAGATCATGAAGGATTCCCCAGCACTTCTCTTTGGGTAGCCTGTGCTCCAGCTCTTCAGCACCTCCAGCGTGTCTTGGTTTAGCTGGCTGATGACGATGTTGCCTGCGTTCTGGTTGGTGGCATACACAGCCCATAGCCCAATCTCATCTGCCATCAGGTCAATATCAGAAAAGCCACCCCAGGTGTAAGGGTAGACATTGTGAAAGCCGGCATACTCAAGGCTACGCTGTGCAAGCACCCGCCCAGTGTCAAAGCTGTATTTGATGATGATGTTGCTCTGATACTTGTTGAAATAGAGGGAGCCATTGTAGACAACGTGGTTGGTTCCCGCCCACTTGAAAGGAAGGTTGTATGTCCGTGATTCAGCCCCACTGACGAAGTCGGCAATCGATTTATATTCGCGGACAATTTTATTGTTAGTGTAACTGTCCATGTACCAgacctggaaagaaaacaaagtttggaAGTGAACACGTGGAACGCAGTCATGGCATGGCATGGTGGATACATTGccaaaaaagacagaaaaaggttTTGGGTGTGCAGCAATCTATCAAAGTACAATATTGTCCACCTTCCTGTTAAAAAGGCATTGAGGAACTCTTGAATTTCTAAATCAAAACTTACCTACACGAGTCAACTCTTAGGAAGACTGTTAGagctgcagtgcctgcagtTATTTAATGTTTGGGTCTCTGCTATACGGGACTTGCTGAAGATATTCTCAGAGACCAATAATTAAGGAGAGAGTTGGAAAGGGCATGTGAGCTAAGCTTGGTTTTAGGTTTAGAAATACACTTGGCTGAATTTTCCTCAGTTGAATCTTTGACCAGTGAAAAATGGTGCACAAAACGTAGTAGCAATTAAACCAGTAAAGTTTGGGaaccattttttcccttaaaacaaaagaaaacaaattcactttttatttaacattcGGTATCCCCCATTTTTCCCTTCAcgtattttgccttttctccagTTAGTTCCTCTCAGAGGAAAAATCAGATCCCGACTAACAAAAGAGCAGAGCAATTTCTGCAGGCGTTTTTGCGCAGATTCCAAAAGCCCTGATAACACACAATATTTGCATGGACCCCAGCAGAGCTCCCCATCTTCCTGCTAGCTGAGATCCTGCGAGGAATATGGTTTGCTGCTTTATTGGTGTGCACGGGGCAGCCTGTGGGCTGCTCTGAGAGGGGGGCACTGGGGAGGGCCTGTGCTGAGGACTATGGAGCAGCCCCGCGGGTGCTGAGGTGGCAGGAGAGACTTCTCGGGCAGCGCTGAGCGGTGTCTGCTGCTGTCCCAGAAGTAACCGAGACCGctggcggcagcagcagcaaaacagcgCGGGTAGGAGAGAGCTGCGTGTGAATCTTTAGTTATTACCATTTGTACGCTGCCTTTCCTATCGGCTGTGGTTTTTGTCGTCGTTGTTGTTCAAAAGATTGACCTTTTGGATCTCACAGGAATGAAACCTACTGTTTTGACTTCAAAAGCCCTTTGAGGGAGGGAACACCTCTACAAAGATGTAGAGGATCCTCTCCTATTTGGGATCTTATCACAGACTGAAACAATAACCCAGCTTGCATCTGAGGAGGCCAGTGGTCTGAAGACCACTTATCTGGGGCTTAATCCTGTGATTTCTGACTGTCGTGTGTTATGGGTTATGCTCACTGGTGAAAGTgttgatttttctgttaaatttctTAGGTTCTTAAAGAGCCAAGGTCaataaaatgatagaaaaaaaaaagtgtagccATTTCAGATGGATGTTATCCCTAAACATGTAACGAAAGGGCACAAATGTGCTCAGCTGTCTTCTCTCTTTGGACACTTCCTAGAgggaaaatctctttttaaagatttaaatcaAGCAAGTAAATCTGTAAAAGAACCCAAAGATATTTCAGCGCCTTAACATACTCGGTTGTTTTTCTCTGATGCTAATGGATCTGTCATCCAGGCTCCAAATCGGGTTCCGGAGATCTTGACTGTAATGGGGCCTGTAATTTTCATCAATTTGCCACATgctgaaattagaaaaacaaatccatTAATGCAAATAATTACACAACTCTCCTTGACATAAGACAGAGCACAAGACCAATTGCTCAAAACTAAATAGTGACTCCAGGGGATTTGGGATTAGGTTGAGGATGGATTGTCATCTTCGCTGTATGAACTTTTCTCTACTGAGCAACAGTAGAAATaagttaagaaaaatgtttttttttttttaatgtattttaaagtgcaGTCACTTTTCGAGACGTGAAAAATACAACATAGTAAAGTATCTTCGCAGCTGAAGTGAAtaacatttaataataaatgaaaagacacaaaaaaaaagccttatttttgtcttcagaaagtTCAGTGAAAAGTTCAGTGAAAATGGATGTTTGTTTCCCATTGATCATGATACTTTGGAGTTTCCTATTTTAAAGACTCTTTTGATAACCACTTGTAGAAaacatattatatatttttttatccaGGTATTTTTTGGAGATAGTATCACCGCTAGTTTGTGTGCCAGGAGCTGTTTTTCTACAGTGTTGAGCCGCAATTAGCGTGGAAAGTGGAGGGCTGTATCTTACAGTGGTcaagctctttttttatttttgagtggTACATAGGTAAATTGTCTCAGAAACGGGCGTTAGGCAAACCCAAACCTTTGGATGGggctgaaataatttcaaagaaaattatcagaaaaCTAATAGTGAatagaaggaaattaagaaaaaaagtcatcactCTTGAATTTGTAGCTTTAAGGTTATCAAAATACAAGTGTAGTATGAGTGAATGTATGAGTTAGAAGGGTACGCTGTGTAGCTTTACGACGCTGTATGGACATGAGTAGCAAAACATATGCAAAGGATTTGCAACTCTGAAACCCACCATTTTTTTACTAAATAAAGAAACCCGTGCAGCGAACCAAAACTGGGCCATGAAATTCAGGGTCTGCACTGACAGCAGTTGAGCAGCCCGTGGCAGAGGTTGGGGTGCAGGGAGCCCACCTCTGGCACACGCGTAGGAGCCTGCAGCACGAGCCAGAATTGCAGATCTCTCTGTGAGGGCAGCTGTGTAGAGCTTGAGGAGGACAGTGGAGCAAGCAGTACTGCAGAGGCAGTCTGGCAGCAGACATCCATCCGGTTTGGTGCGGGCAGCTGCAAAGCCACGAGTTTTGCTGAGGCCCAGCGGAGCAGTCACCTCAGCGGGTGCTGTGAGCATCCTGCGGGCGTCCGCCTGTGTCTGTGTCAGTGTCCGTGCACTCGGGCAGGCTTTCTCAGCGGTGTGTGGCAGGTTGTGGGGAGCAGCATGCGCCCACCTGTCCGGCAGGAGGTGTACGAGCAGGCAGTGCGCTCGCAGCTCGTGCTGGCCACCGTA
This portion of the Oxyura jamaicensis isolate SHBP4307 breed ruddy duck chromosome 8, BPBGC_Ojam_1.0, whole genome shotgun sequence genome encodes:
- the OLFM3 gene encoding noelin-3 isoform X1 gives rise to the protein MRTPDSVPRLLLLSLLAALHPSQTQISPKEGWQVYSSAQDPDGRCICTVVAPEQNLCSRDAKSRQLRQLLEKVQNMSQSIEVLNLRTQRDFQYVLKMETQMKGLKAKFRQIEDDRKTLMTKHFQELKEKMDELLPLIPVLEQYKTDAKLITQFKEEIRNLSTVLTGIQEEIGAYDYEELHQRVLSLETRLRDCMKKLTCGKLMKITGPITVKISGTRFGAWMTDPLASEKNNRVWYMDSYTNNKIVREYKSIADFVSGAESRTYNLPFKWAGTNHVVYNGSLYFNKYQSNIIIKYSFDTGRVLAQRSLEYAGFHNVYPYTWGGFSDIDLMADEIGLWAVYATNQNAGNIVISQLNQDTLEVLKSWSTGYPKRSAGESFMICGTLYVTNSHLTGAKVYYSYSTKTSTYEYTDIPFHNQYFHISMLDYNARDRALYAWNNGHQVLFNVTLFHVIKTEDDT
- the OLFM3 gene encoding noelin-3 isoform X2, yielding MRTPDSVPRLLLLSLLAALHPSQTQISPKEGWQVYSSAQDPDGRCICTVVAPEQNLCSRDAKSRQLRQLLEKELKEKMDELLPLIPVLEQYKTDAKLITQFKEEIRNLSTVLTGIQEEIGAYDYEELHQRVLSLETRLRDCMKKLTCGKLMKITGPITVKISGTRFGAWMTDPLASEKNNRVWYMDSYTNNKIVREYKSIADFVSGAESRTYNLPFKWAGTNHVVYNGSLYFNKYQSNIIIKYSFDTGRVLAQRSLEYAGFHNVYPYTWGGFSDIDLMADEIGLWAVYATNQNAGNIVISQLNQDTLEVLKSWSTGYPKRSAGESFMICGTLYVTNSHLTGAKVYYSYSTKTSTYEYTDIPFHNQYFHISMLDYNARDRALYAWNNGHQVLFNVTLFHVIKTEDDT
- the OLFM3 gene encoding noelin-3 isoform X3, yielding MSQSIEVLNLRTQRDFQYVLKMETQMKGLKAKFRQIEDDRKTLMTKHFQELKEKMDELLPLIPVLEQYKTDAKLITQFKEEIRNLSTVLTGIQEEIGAYDYEELHQRVLSLETRLRDCMKKLTCGKLMKITGPITVKISGTRFGAWMTDPLASEKNNRVWYMDSYTNNKIVREYKSIADFVSGAESRTYNLPFKWAGTNHVVYNGSLYFNKYQSNIIIKYSFDTGRVLAQRSLEYAGFHNVYPYTWGGFSDIDLMADEIGLWAVYATNQNAGNIVISQLNQDTLEVLKSWSTGYPKRSAGESFMICGTLYVTNSHLTGAKVYYSYSTKTSTYEYTDIPFHNQYFHISMLDYNARDRALYAWNNGHQVLFNVTLFHVIKTEDDT
- the OLFM3 gene encoding noelin-3 isoform X4 — encoded protein: MSPPLLKLGAVLSTVAMISNWMSQTLPSLVGLNSTRLSTSDTLTQISPKEGWQVYSSAQDPDGRCICTVVAPEQNLCSRDAKSRQLRQLLEKVQNMSQSIEVLNLRTQRDFQYVLKMETQMKGLKAKFRQIEDDRKTLMTKHFQELKEKMDELLPLIPVLEQYKTDAKLITQFKEEIRNLSTVLTGIQEEIGAYDYEELHQRVLSLETRLRDCMKKLTCGKLMKITGPITVKISGTRFGAWMTDPLASEKNNRVWYMDSYTNNKIVREYKSIADFVSGAESRTYNLPFKWAGTNHVVYNGSLYFNKYQSNIIIKYSFDTGRVLAQRSLEYAGFHNVYPYTWGGFSDIDLMADEIGLWAVYATNQNAGNIVISQLNQDTLEVLKSWSTGYPKRSAGESFMICGTLYVTNSHLTGAKVYYSYSTKTSTYEYTDIPFHNQYFHISMLDYNARDRALYAWNNGHQVLFNVTLFHVIKTEDDT